A region of the Candidatus Eisenbacteria bacterium genome:
CTACGAGCCCGGTTCGCTCACGCCTTTCGTCCGTTTTCGATCCAGGTTCTCTCATGGCTCCTCGCGATCGGACACGCACTCCGTCTCTTCGCGTGCGGGCGCCTACGTAAATCTATGCAATTCGTGAAGGCCGCGCGTACAATCGGTTCCGGCCCCGAGCGCGCGAACAGAGGCCGCTATCATAGCGGAAGCTCCGGGGAGGGGCAACTTCGGCCGCCTTGCCCGCCGCCCCGAAAGGAGGGCGTTCTCTTCTTGCCGAGAAGAAGGTTCTTGATTCCAATCCTTGCGCTGCTTGTCGCGGGCGTTTATGCGCTTGGCCATCTTCCGAAGGAGAAGGCGCCGCGCGCGAACGCACCCCGGGAGGCGTTCTCGATCGCGCAGCCCCTTCGCATCCTCTCCCTCTCGCCGAACATCACCGAGATCCTCTTCCGCCTCGGCCTCGGGGACGAGGTCGTCGGCGTCACCGACTTCTGCCGCTTCCCCCCGGAGGCTGCGACGAAGCCGAAGGTCGGCGCGCTTCTGAACCCGAACATCGAGCGGATGTTCCTTCTCGAGCCGAGCCTCGTGATCGCTCTCCCCGCGCACGGAGATCTTCCCGAGAAGCTCGCCGCGCGGGGAATTCGCGCGCTCGTTCTTCGGAACGACACGGTGGCGGACGTGCTTGCGTCGATCGACTCGATCGGGGCGGCGGCTCGGCGCGAAAGAGAGGCCGGCGCTCTCGTCGATTCAATCCGCGCGCGTGTCGCAGCCGCCAGGAGCGATCCGCCGGCGCGGCGATGGAAGGCGATGATCGTGGTGAGCCGAACGCCGGGAACGGTGCGCGACGTGTTTGTCGCCGGGCCTGGCACGTTTCTCGACGAGCTTCTCCGCACGGCCGGGGGCGCGAACGTCTTCTCCGAGTCGATCGCGCGCTACCCGGAGCCGAGCGCCGAGGAGATCCTCTATCGCAATCCGGAAGCGATCATCGAGATCCAACCGCTCGGGAGGAACGCGGCGACGGAGACCGCCCTCGCGCGCGCCGACTGGGCGGCGCTCCCCGGTCTCGCGGCGGCCGAGCGGGGGAACGTCTTCGTGCTCGTCGGCGATCATCTGGTCGTTCCGGGGCCGCGCCTCGGCGAGACGCTCCGCGATCTCGCGGCGGTTCTTCGGGAGGTTCGCTAGCGATGCTCCGGATCGAATCGCTCTCGTTCGCGCGCGGCGGCCGGGCGATCCTGCGCGGCGTCTCCCTCTCCGTCGCGGGGGGCGAGTTCGTCGCGCTTCTCGGTCCGAACGGGGCGGGGAAGTCGACGCTTCTCAGGCACGCCGCCGGAGTTCTCCCCGCGCCGATCGGGACGATCTTCCTCGACGGGACCGACCGGGCGCGCCTC
Encoded here:
- a CDS encoding ABC transporter substrate-binding protein, with product MPRRRFLIPILALLVAGVYALGHLPKEKAPRANAPREAFSIAQPLRILSLSPNITEILFRLGLGDEVVGVTDFCRFPPEAATKPKVGALLNPNIERMFLLEPSLVIALPAHGDLPEKLAARGIRALVLRNDTVADVLASIDSIGAAARREREAGALVDSIRARVAAARSDPPARRWKAMIVVSRTPGTVRDVFVAGPGTFLDELLRTAGGANVFSESIARYPEPSAEEILYRNPEAIIEIQPLGRNAATETALARADWAALPGLAAAERGNVFVLVGDHLVVPGPRLGETLRDLAAVLREVR